The Fluviispira sanaruensis sequence AGCGAAGCGAGACCGAGAGGTGGAGCCAAACGCAAAAACATGGTCTCAGTTCGGATTGTGGTCTGCAACTCGACCACATGAAGTTGGAATCTCTAGTAATCGCAGATCAGCAGGCTGCGGTGAATACGTTCCCGGGTCTTGTACACACCGCCCGTCAAACCACGAAAGTTGTATAAGCCAGAAGCATGTGGGTTAACCGCAAGGAGACAGCATGCCAAGGCTTGTGCGATGATTGGGGTTAAGTCGTAACAAGGTAGCCGTAGGGGAACCTGCGGCTGGATCACCTCCTTTCTAGGAATTTAGACAACTCATACTTTCGGGTACTGAGTGTCCATTCTAGGTCAAAGGACCCGCACTCTGTTTCTGCAATCTTTTCGAAGTCAGTAAAAACGGCTCAATTAAGAGAAGTTCAAATGAAGAGCAAAAGCTCAACATAAGAGTTCTTTGAATTGAGGCGTTTTTGCCTTAAGGGCGCTTAGCTCAGTTGGGAGAGCACCAGATTTGCATTCTGGGGGTCAGGAGTTCGACCCTCCTAGCGTCCACCAGATTTCTGTTTTTTGACAAGAGAATAAGAAGAAGAAAGAAAAGTTTTCAACTCCTGGACAGGAGGGGAAAGCAAATAAGCTGAGTGATATTTTTACTCAAGCGATTAAGGGCGTACGGAGGATGCCTAGGTATCGAGAAGCGACGAAGGACGTGTCAGGCTGCGAAAAGCATCGGCGAGCTGCCAAGAAAGCTTTGACCCGGTGATGTCCGAATGGGGGAACCCAGTCCGCAAGGATTATCCTGTACTGAATAAATAGGTGCAGCGAGGCGAACGAAGGGAATTGAAACATCTTAGTACCTTTAGGAAGAGAAAACAAATAAGTGATTCTGCGAGTAGCGGCGAGCGAAAGTGGAAGAGGCCAAACCATGAGAAGTAATTTTCATTGGGGTTGTGGGACTACGCAAAGTGAAGGATAGAGTTAGACGAAAGTTCTGGAAGGGACAGCCAAAGACGGTGAAAGCCCAGTAGTCGAAAACAAAGTCCACGCGAGTAGAATCCCGAGTAGCACAGGACACAAATATCCGGTGTGAATCCGGCAGGACCATCTGCCAAGCCTAAATATTCCTCGATGACCGATAGTGAACAAGTACCGTGAGGGAAAGGTGAAAAGAACCCCGGTGAGGGGAGTGAAATAGAACCTGAAACCGTACGCCTACAAGCAGTTGGAGCACCGTAAGGTGTGACAGCGTACCTTTTGCATAATGGGTCCGCGAGTTATTTTTTGCAGCAAGGTTAAGTCTCATAAGAGACGCAGCCGTAGGGAAACCGAGTCTGAATAAGGCGATTTAGTTGCAGGGAATAGACCCGAAGCCACGTGATCTACCCATGGCCAGGTTGAAGCGGAGGTAAGACTTCGTGGAGGACCGAACTGGTGACCGTTGAAAAGGTCTCGGATGAGCTGTGGGTAGGGGTGAAAGGCTAATCAAACGTGGCGATAGCTGGTTCTCCCCGAAAAATATTTAGGTATTGCCTCGGATGTTTCTTGTAGGGGGTAGAGCACTGATTGAGCTAGGGGCCTTACCGGGTTACCAAACTCAGTCAAACTCCGAATACCAACAAGTAAGAGTCCGGGAGACACACTGCGAGCGAGAAGGTTCGTAGTGGAAAGGGTAAGAGCCCAGACCGACTGCTAAGGTCCCAAAGAGTATGCTAAGTGGAGAAGGATGTGGAAACGTTTAGACAGCCAGGATGTTGGCTTAGAAGCAGCCATCATTTAAAGAAAGCGTAATAGCTCACTGGTCTAATGGTTCCGCGCCGAAGATTCAACGGGGCTAAAGCATACCACCGAAGCACCGGATAGACTTAGGTCTATGGTAGGGGAGCATTGTCTCGACCGGCGAAGGTATTCTGTGAGGAATGCTGGAGGAAAGACAAGAGCAAATGCGGACATGAGTAGCGTAAGACGGGTGAGAACCCCGTCCGCCGATAACCCAAGGGTTCCTGAGAGAGGTCAATCCCCTCAGGGTAAGTCGGAACCTAAGGCGAGGCCGAAAGGCGTAGTCGATGGCAAGCGGGTTAAAATTCCCGCACCGAATGTATGGAGCGATGCAGGGGTGGAGAAGGATAGTAGGAGCTGGGTATTGGATACCAGTCGAAGGTCGTAGGTAGGAGAAGTAGGGAAATCGCTTCTCCGTTATAAACTGAAAACTGATAGCGAAAGTTCTATGAGTCCATGCTTACAAGAAAAGCTGCTAAGCGATGAAGTACAATCGTCCGTACCGTAAACCGACACAGGTGGGTGGGTAGAGTATACCAAGGCGTTTGAGAGATCCCAGGCAAAGGAACTCTGCAATTTACTACCGTAACTTCGGGAGAAGGTAGGCTCACGCAAGTGAGTGGCACAAAATAGGGACTAGCGACTGTTTACCAAAAACACAGGACTCTGCGAAATCGTAAGATGACGTATAGGGTCTGACGCCTGCCCGGTGCTGGAAGGTTAAAAGGAGAAGTCAGCCGCAAGGTGAAGCTTTGAATTGAAGCCCCAGTAAACGGCGGCCGTAACTATAACGGTCCTAAGGTAGCGAAATTCCTTGTCGGGTAAGTTCCGACCTGCACGAATGGCGTAACGACTGGTCCGCTGTCTCTGCCTGGCACTCAGCGAAATTGAAATGGGGGTGAAAATGCCCCCTTCCCGCGATAGGACGGAAAGACCCCGTGAACCTTTACTGCAACTTGGCATTGGGTTTTTGGATTTACTGTGTAGGATAGGTGGGAGACTTTGAGACCGCGGCGCTAGCTGCGGTGGAGTCGACGTTGAAATACCACCCTGTAGATCTGGAAATTCTAACCTCGAGCCCTCATCGGGCTCAGGAACAGTGTCTGGCGGGCAGTTTGACTGGGGCGGTCGCCTCCCAAAGAGTAACGGAGGCGCGCGAAGGTTACCTCAGCCTGGATGGAAACCAGGCGTCGAGCGCAAGGGCAGAAGGTAGCCTCACTGAGAGACCGACAGGTCGACCAGACACGAAAGTGGGTCCTAGTGATCCGGTGGTTCCGCATGGAAGGGCCATCGCTCAACGGATAAAAGGTACTCCGGGGATAACAGGCTGATACCGTCCAAGAGTTCACATCGACGACGGTGTTTGGCACCTCGATGTCGGCTCATCACATCCTGGGGCTGGAGCAGGTCCCAAGGGTTTGGCTGTTCGCCAATTAAAGTGGTACGCGAGCTGGGTTCAGAACGTCGTGAGACAGTTCGGTTCCTATCCATCGTGGGCGCGAGGGAAGTTGAGGGAATCTGACCTTAGTACGAGAGGACCGGGTTGGACGAACCCCTGGTGAACCAGTTGTCACGCCAGTGGCACAGCTGGGTAGCTATGTTCGGTATAGATAACCGCTGAAAGCATCTAAGCGGGAAACTGATCCCAAGATGAACTTCCCCGAGAGAAATCTCACAGGGCACTTGAAGACGACAAGTTCGATAGGATGGATGTGTAAGCGCTGCGAGGCGTTCAGCTAACCATTACTAATCGCCCTGACGGCTTGAGAAAAATATCACTTAACTTATACGCTTTTCTCCTTTACTTTCTTTCTTCTTCTTATTATCTCTCTTCTCTATCTTAGTTTTTCGCTTTGGCTGTGCTGATTGCGACGGGGAAATACCGGATCCCATTCCGAACTCCGAAGTCAAGCCCGTCTGCGGCAATGGTACTGCACTCTTAAGTGTGGGAGAGTAGCTCTGTGCAGCCTTTTAATTCTAAAGCCCCTCGGTTTTTACCGAGGGGCTTTTTTTTGTTTGAATTTAAATTAATTACTTATAATTTGGGGTTCCGACCCGCTAATTGAAGTTATAAACCTGCCCTTAAAAGATTCTGTTATCAGAAAGCAAAAATTCTATATTTACTTTTTGTCCTTCTTCTAATTGTTCGCATTTACGAATTTTGGCAGGTAACGCTATAAAAAGAGGTCCCTCTTTTATAGGCATAATAGAACTTTTCCAGGATGTTTGATTTAAAGTAAACGATGCAGCTAGTAATGCGGGCCACCTATTTTTTACTAATGGGCGCAAGACTTCACTCATCTTCTTATTCAGCTCAACGTAAAACCAGCCGCCTTTTCCCGGGAATCTTTTAATTTTGCCTGTTACTTTATATTTCTTCATTGCATTCTACTATTTTGCTTTTAATAATAAAAAACACATTCACTAAAGTAAACTTTACACTACATTTATTATATTCAGTAGTGCTCTTCACTACAAACCGCCATTAATCCAAGCTTGTGCAAGTTCAGGTTTATCTTGTGTTTTACTTAAGTTTCTTGAAAATAGTCGAGATCAATTTTTTTAATTTTATAGACATCAACAACAGAGACTCCTGTGTTTGTTTCAATCATATATTCTGCGAGTTCTGTTCCGTTAATTAAGATAATTTTAATTGCATCGAGGCCTAAACGATCTTCTTTTATGATTCCATCAATTCCACCATCACCTGTGCTTTGAAATGCTTTGCCTGCTTCTTTTCTCGAGCCTCCATAACCCATGTTAATTAATAGATCGACTACGAGCTTTTCAAAGAAAAACGCTGAACAGTTCTCAATATTTGAAATTAAATCAGCAATTATCTCATTATTTAATGAACGATAAGCCGCTTCTAAAGCTTCCTGAGGTGTAGATAAATTCTCCTGCGATGCAACTATAATTGTCTCCTTTGCAAAGGTTTTGCTATTAGAAATTGAAGGGGATTTAAATTCTAAAAACTCATCATATCTTCTCAAATAATTCGGTGTAATTTCTGTTAAGTTCTCACTTAATAAAGCTTTTCCTTTTGAATTAATAAGGACAAATCCTCTTTCAGGATAATAAATAAGTCCTGCTTTTTTCAAATAAGTTTTTGCCCAACCGACACGATTGTCAAACACAGTTTGGGCGCCTGAAGGAAGGACTTCTCTTCTTTCTCTTTCATTTAAGTCAAAGTATTTTGCAATTTCATTTCCTAACTCAGAAACACGGTGTTTTTTTTCATCGGAAATTAATTTTAAAAATGGAAGCATTATTTGATGATATTTAGGTAACACCTTTATTTAATCCTTTCGGTAAATTTTAAACGAAAAAAATTATCTAAATTTTTTTCAGCAGTATTTTTTCAATGCCAGTTGCTTTATTATAAAAATAAAGATTTCAATTAATAAAACACAATCCATGGAGTTTTGCTAATAATATACATAGAGTAACATGAGAAATGGTAAAAATATAAGCATATTTATATGTTTTTATGTATTTTTAAT is a genomic window containing:
- a CDS encoding DUF1905 domain-containing protein, whose amino-acid sequence is MKKYKVTGKIKRFPGKGGWFYVELNKKMSEVLRPLVKNRWPALLAASFTLNQTSWKSSIMPIKEGPLFIALPAKIRKCEQLEEGQKVNIEFLLSDNRIF
- a CDS encoding winged helix-turn-helix domain-containing protein, with the protein product MLPKYHQIMLPFLKLISDEKKHRVSELGNEIAKYFDLNERERREVLPSGAQTVFDNRVGWAKTYLKKAGLIYYPERGFVLINSKGKALLSENLTEITPNYLRRYDEFLEFKSPSISNSKTFAKETIIVASQENLSTPQEALEAAYRSLNNEIIADLISNIENCSAFFFEKLVVDLLINMGYGGSRKEAGKAFQSTGDGGIDGIIKEDRLGLDAIKIILINGTELAEYMIETNTGVSVVDVYKIKKIDLDYFQET